A window of the Paenibacillus woosongensis genome harbors these coding sequences:
- a CDS encoding GtrA family protein, with the protein MRDNGGGRVAIQFLKFNAVGLINTAIDFSFFTLLLFFGMGSLGAQVISYAAGTLNSYILNKKITFADQEGGWGGRSMFVIGQFARFAALNAAVLALSLMMLFVLISLAGLHPLTSKVLVTAVTVGLNFLGSRKWVFAKQTYGHDRMEG; encoded by the coding sequence ATGCGGGATAACGGAGGAGGACGTGTTGCTATACAGTTTCTGAAATTCAATGCTGTCGGGCTGATCAATACGGCGATCGATTTTTCGTTTTTTACTCTACTGCTGTTTTTCGGGATGGGCAGTCTCGGGGCGCAGGTCATATCATACGCTGCGGGAACGCTGAACAGTTATATATTGAATAAAAAAATTACGTTCGCCGATCAGGAAGGCGGCTGGGGGGGGCGGAGCATGTTTGTTATTGGACAGTTTGCTCGGTTTGCCGCATTGAACGCAGCAGTTCTTGCTCTATCATTAATGATGCTTTTTGTATTAATCTCACTGGCCGGATTGCATCCGCTGACATCTAAAGTGCTGGTCACGGCAGTCACTGTAGGCTTGAATTTTTTGGGAAGCCGGAAATGGGTATTTGCCAAACAAACTTATGGGCACGACAGAATGGAAGGATGA
- a CDS encoding LPXTG cell wall anchor domain-containing protein produces MLPEAEPEDQPPSSKPEKTEKIDDVSVSTLPKTGEASSLPYYIAGLGSVIVGFFLRRKSKKSS; encoded by the coding sequence TTGCTACCGGAAGCCGAGCCGGAAGATCAACCGCCTTCTAGTAAGCCAGAAAAAACAGAAAAAATTGACGATGTTTCCGTATCCACGCTACCAAAAACCGGGGAAGCAAGCTCCTTGCCATATTATATCGCTGGTCTTGGTTCGGTCATTGTTGGATTCTTTTTAAGAAGAAAAAGCAAAAAATCCAGTTAA
- a CDS encoding class D sortase produces MKYAAAHLKETDPIGESGNAAIAAHRARTKGRLFNRLNEIEVGDEIVVEVGSKGYVYETDKISIVKPTDVSVLKRDPDNKAVLTLITCDPLVNPTHRLIVRAQLKETIL; encoded by the coding sequence ATGAAATACGCGGCCGCTCATTTAAAAGAGACGGATCCAATAGGAGAGAGTGGTAATGCGGCAATTGCGGCCCATCGGGCCAGAACTAAGGGTAGACTGTTTAATCGTCTTAATGAAATAGAGGTTGGGGACGAAATTGTTGTCGAGGTTGGAAGTAAGGGTTACGTGTATGAAACCGACAAGATCTCGATCGTAAAGCCTACAGATGTTTCTGTTCTAAAAAGAGATCCTGACAATAAAGCGGTACTTACATTAATAACATGCGATCCATTAGTTAATCCTACGCATCGGCTAATTGTTAGGGCACAACTAAAGGAAACTATACTTTAG